Genomic segment of Synechococcus sp. A18-25c:
TGCATTGATGAAACCGTTGCTGTGCTGCCCCGGGCATCAGTCCGGGCTGCTGCAGTTCTAGGGTCATTGGAATCCATGTGATTTTTGATGCCTGCGACTCTGTCTTTTGGCCTCAACTTCGTCCATCCCTTGATGATGTGGTCGCTGCTTGCCGCAGGCGGTTACGCCATGTATCTGGGCATCAAGGCCAAGAAGGTCCGGACCGGGACGGCCGAACAACGCAAGGCGCTGCTGCCCGGAAAGTTTGCCCAGCGCCACTACCTCTGGGGGAGTGCCCTGCTTGCTTTCATGGTGTTCGGCACCCTCGGGGGCATGGCCGTCACCTACCTGAATAACGGCAAGCTCTTTGTCGGCCCCCACCTCTTGGTGGGTCTGGCGATGACCGCCATGATCGCTGCCGCAGCGGCTCTCTCTCCCTTGATGCAACGCGGCAATCTGATTGCCCGCAAGGCCCACGTCGGTCTGAATATGGGCATGCTCACCTTGTTTCTCTGGCAAGCCGTCAGCGGCATGGAGATTCTCAACCGCATCTGGGAAAACCGCTGATTGAGGCCATTTGCAGAACGTTGTTGCAAAAGCCTTTTCTTCGGAGAAGGGCTCTTGGATGGCGTTCATGGTGCATGAATGGACCCGATTCACGGCTCCGCTAACTGGACTCGAGGCCGTTGAAGAGTTCGCGATGCACCGCAAAGGTGTGATACAGCGAGGTGCCATCTTCGGGCTGGAGTTTGCGGCCATCACAGGTGTAAGCGATGGAACAAATGAGATTTCCGTGCCAGGCGATTTGATCGTCACTTTGTGTTTGAGACCAAGACATCATTTCTGAAAAATCATTCGCAATGTGCGCCCCGATTTTTGTACAGGCTTTGCAGAGTTTGTAAAGAGCAGGAGGCTTGGAGGCCAGTGATAGTGACTGCCTTAAAGACAATTCATTAAACACACCGATGTAGCGAATGTGATCAATGATTTCCGCTTCATCCTCGCTGAGTTCTGCCTTCAGCAATGCCGTTTCAAAACGCTCTGGATCGAGTGCGGGTCTTGGCGCGACTGACATGGGCAATCAGAAGGCGGACCGACGGCGGGGAGGGCATGCCAATCCATGGCTGGCATGAAAGTCTTCTTGGACTTTCCAGGTGAGGCGACGTGAAATTTGTCGCACAATTTGGCGCAGCAAATGATCGCCGCTGGATTGGACTAGACGGTCGGGGAGCATGGTGATCACGCGAGGCAAGGCCACCCAGACCGTGAGATCCAGAGTCCAGCTCACCCATGTCTGCGTGAGGCCTGAAGGATTCAGTTGATCGTTCACCAGTCCAAGGCTGGCTTGGAAATCAACGTCATAGAGCTTGGCAAGGCTGGCATCCAGATTCGGCAGTGCCACCGTCTCGATGGCGTATTGGTCGTCGTTTCGTGGCAGGAGGCGCAAGCCGATGGTCGGCTCTACCTCGAATCCAAAGTTGCCGAAACGTCCCAGAGTCAGCGCATAGGCCTGAGCGTCGATGGCGTCCACCTCCATGGGAGCTGCACAACGACGAAACCA
This window contains:
- a CDS encoding DUF4079 domain-containing protein; this translates as MPATLSFGLNFVHPLMMWSLLAAGGYAMYLGIKAKKVRTGTAEQRKALLPGKFAQRHYLWGSALLAFMVFGTLGGMAVTYLNNGKLFVGPHLLVGLAMTAMIAAAAALSPLMQRGNLIARKAHVGLNMGMLTLFLWQAVSGMEILNRIWENR
- a CDS encoding DUF1997 domain-containing protein; translated protein: MLLLSRPSADTLRSCQDQDPQVRCYRSHFSDRMEMRADPRTVSAYLDQHEGWFRRCAAPMEVDAIDAQAYALTLGRFGNFGFEVEPTIGLRLLPRNDDQYAIETVALPNLDASLAKLYDVDFQASLGLVNDQLNPSGLTQTWVSWTLDLTVWVALPRVITMLPDRLVQSSGDHLLRQIVRQISRRLTWKVQEDFHASHGLACPPRRRSAF